The region tatacattaataatttgatttttgtaGATTCTGGCATGTTGATTTGTATGTGTCATATTCATGTTAATTTTAGTATAATTTCATACTTTGTGTAATATcttgtttcacatatcaaatttttatatatttcacttctattatttcaaccacatatttttttcaagtttaacaatttaatcctcgtcaccataaaaatttcatatttttccacaatttcacttttacaatactatatgcatatatcatcatttcatgacatttattaaatttttatcataattttcttattcacatattaaattgcttcacacttaaatttttttaatatattttttaatttagtccctattaccatgtaatttatttttaccatataagtattttaatcaaataattcactataatatctcatttcatataacaatttttcatgcatattacttctcttgtttcaattataaattctacaaaatttacaatttaatccttaacatcataagaattcattatttattataatttcacaTTAACATCACTTTGTAATCAGTTCactaatattttcaggatatctaccaaacaacaaaaaatattttatacaaattcatccaaacaccaaaaaatattaacttttctaaaaaagtcattttccaaaaatcattttcaaaattcaatttcaatGAAACAAATGGAACTTAAAAAGATTTGAATACAAATATAAAACCCGAAGAATAAGTTTAAAATGGGCTGGGCCTATTTAATCCAAGTCCATTTTCGggttttaaagagaaaaaaaaccccGAATCCAAAACCTGTATCCTACACATTTCAGACACGGGTATATGAGGATACGACCCTCCAAATACGTAgaaaaactttaaatatatataaataaaattgaactgGAAAAAGTGAAGCCTCTAAATCATACAGGTGAGTAAATATATCTACATATTTACTTTTTAAGCTTTGCCACAAATGACACTATGAGATACTTGAAGCAAGAAAACCAGGCAAAAGTTCCATCACAGCTTCCGGCTAAATACGAATTCCGGTTTTTACAGAAAAGCTTGAACCGAGGGCAGAACAAATTAACAATCAAGGGGAGAGAAGACTACTTTCAAAGCCTCTCTTTGTGCTTAGCCTCATCTCGAACTCCTACGATAGTCGGCTCTTATTGCCCACAAATGTTCTACCACGAATTTCATCTCCGGCCGATTGTGTCTTATGGGTGCTGCACATTGAAATGACAATGCAAACATCTTCACTATTATCTCCGCATCAACAGCTTCTTCCATCATAGAATCCACTAGTTCCACGGCTTGTCCTTCGTTAAACTTACGGAATGCCTATATGACAATAAAACCATTAATGATGTGAATAACAACCTCGGGTTTTTGGAACTTAATGATTTGAATGCAATGAAAGTTTACCCATCTAAGTGTGATGCGCTCTTCAACAGGTCTCCTTAGATCCACAGGACGACGGCCGGACAGAATTTCGATAAGTAAAATCCCAAATGAGTACACATCACTCTTGGTCGTGAGTTGATAGGTTTTCATGTACTCGGGATCAAGGTAACCAACCGTTCCTTTCACTTTGGTTGAAATATGTGTTTGGTCCGAATCCATGGGACCAAGTCTCGCGAATCCAAAATCAGCCACTTTGGCTCTCATGCTTTCCGTAAGAAGAATGTTCGACGACTTCACATCTCGATGAATAATTTGCTTCTCTGATTCACGATAAAGAACGACATTGCTTAGAAATAAAGGAGTAAGGCCAAAACCAGCTAATTCTGCAAGTTTTATCTTACCTGCATAAAGATGGAGATAGGTAAGGCCATGAGCAACATCAATGGCAATTTCAAGTCGCTGATTGAAATCCAAGATTTTGCCGCGTTGACCTGCCAAGGAATAGTAGCAGTTACCGTTTGTAAGATTTGAGCAATATCGTTGAAAAATTGGCAGTTATTATGGTCTTGAGAGAGCTTACCATCCAAATGATCTCTTAGAGTACCATTTGGTACATATTCCGTAATAATAAGCCGTTCATTTCCTTTATCGACATAACCAAGAAGCCTCACAAGGTTCCTATGATCAATCTTGGATAGAAGTTCAACTTCACTGCTGAACTCAGTTTGCAGATTCTCGAAATGTTCCTAGACAATATTCTATGTCAACCGAAACAGCACGATCGGAAAAATAAGATGGGTTTAAACCTTAATCACAAAAAGAAGCACTACAAAAGAAAGAAGCCAAGAATTTAATTTAAGCCAGTTCC is a window of Gossypium hirsutum isolate 1008001.06 chromosome D08, Gossypium_hirsutum_v2.1, whole genome shotgun sequence DNA encoding:
- the LOC107942485 gene encoding calmodulin-binding receptor-like cytoplasmic kinase 3 isoform X1; amino-acid sequence: MTAFMFSLLLFMQVSRSFASSLEVKSKICGADRLEYSNSFGRVLFYLNGNLVDKVLFCKALQFHYAEHCAFEGYIGTDYCGLDLSSAELSVGRRKFLREQKKKDDNPEGKKYSASSKVGIAASGIVLTCCVFICPCVYRKKRETASTVLKKELNSSDSTSPLDVNIHVPHEKVPPTSSVFSVSPNLNRTGSVHLNLAQVTRATRNFSPALQIGEGGFGTVYRAQLDSGQVVAIKRAKKEHFENLQTEFSSEVELLSKIDHRNLVRLLGYVDKGNERLIITEYVPNGTLRDHLDGQRGKILDFNQRLEIAIDVAHGLTYLHLYAEKQIIHRDVKSSNILLTESMRAKVADFGFARLGPMDSDQTHISTKVKGTVGYLDPEYMKTYQLTTKSDVYSFGILLIEILSGRRPVDLRRPVEERITLRWAFRKFNEGQAVELVDSMMEEAVDAEIIVKMFALSFQCAAPIRHNRPEMKFVVEHLWAIRADYRRSSR
- the LOC107942485 gene encoding calmodulin-binding receptor-like cytoplasmic kinase 3 isoform X2, with amino-acid sequence MQVSRSFASSLEVKSKICGADRLEYSNSFGRVLFYLNGNLVDKVLFCKALQFHYAEHCAFEGYIGTDYCGLDLSSAELSVGRRKFLREQKKKDDNPEGKKYSASSKVGIAASGIVLTCCVFICPCVYRKKRETASTVLKKELNSSDSTSPLDVNIHVPHEKVPPTSSVFSVSPNLNRTGSVHLNLAQVTRATRNFSPALQIGEGGFGTVYRAQLDSGQVVAIKRAKKEHFENLQTEFSSEVELLSKIDHRNLVRLLGYVDKGNERLIITEYVPNGTLRDHLDGQRGKILDFNQRLEIAIDVAHGLTYLHLYAEKQIIHRDVKSSNILLTESMRAKVADFGFARLGPMDSDQTHISTKVKGTVGYLDPEYMKTYQLTTKSDVYSFGILLIEILSGRRPVDLRRPVEERITLRWAFRKFNEGQAVELVDSMMEEAVDAEIIVKMFALSFQCAAPIRHNRPEMKFVVEHLWAIRADYRRSSR